In the Parasteatoda tepidariorum isolate YZ-2023 chromosome 3, CAS_Ptep_4.0, whole genome shotgun sequence genome, one interval contains:
- the LOC139425296 gene encoding protein FAM200A-like gives MKYLHSVIKCIDAITANAKCELLFKLFCEEQNADHVRLLFHSEVRWLSKGSYLKRCMELFDTLSDFLSDKPDMKYLLTVEGKAFVSYLADVSEKLNILNKQLQGTNKTLVDTKTKIFGFITLIVLSLKIKTWISLIVPKNYE, from the coding sequence ATGAAGTACTTACATTCAGTAATAAAGTGTATCGATGCTATTACAGCTAATGCCAAATGTGAGCTCCTCTTCAAGCTGTTTTGTGAAGAACAAAATGCAGACCATGTGAGACTTTTATTTCACTCTGAAGTAAGATGGCTCTCTAAAGGGAGCTACTTGAAAAGATGCATGGAACTGTTTGATACTCTTAGTGATTTTTTAAGCGACAAACCTGATATGAAGTATCTGTTAACAGTCGAAGGTAAAGCATTTGTGAGTTATTTAGCCGATGTCTCTgagaaactaaatatattaaataagcaacttcaaggaacaaataaaactcttgttGATACAAAAACGAAGATATTTGGTTTCATTACCCTCATTGTGTTAagtctgaaaataaaaacttggaTCAGTTTAATTGTCccaaaaaattatgagtaa
- the LOC107440159 gene encoding glutathione S-transferase D7: MAITLYEMAVSPPCRAVLMVIRHLGIEVNRKHLNLLTGDHLKPEFVKLNPLHQVPVLDDNGFVLSESRAILTYLCNKYAPDSSLYPKDPKVRAIVDRMLYFDSGTLHMTQKAVTRPIMLTGKSAGEEQHEAYRNALRFFEEFLSRTSYAAGNHITLADYSIFATLTMAEAFKIKFDDYPKVSAWMEKLKSEVPSHKELNEEPLQQLKEYMKSKNYI; the protein is encoded by the exons ATGGCTATTACCTTGTATGAAATGGCAGTAAGTCCACCATGCAGAGCTGTTCTCATGGTAATTCGACATTTAGGAATAGAAGTCAATCGCAAACATCTCAATTTACTCACAGGTGATCATTTAAAAcctgaatttgtgaag CTAAACCCTTTACACCAAGTTCCAGTTCTTGATGATAATGGTTTTGTTCTTAGTGAAAG CCGTGCCATCCTCACCTATCTGTGTAATAAATATGCTCCAGACAGTTCCCTGTATCCTAAAGATCCAAAGGTTAGAGCCATTGTAGACAGGATGCTTTATTTTGACTCCGGTACTCTTCATATGACACAAAAAGCCGTTACC agacCAATAATGTTAACAGGGAAATCTGCAGGCGAAGAGCAACATGAAGCTTATCGAAATGCACTGAGATTCTTTGAAGAATTCCTTTCAAGAACTTCTTACGCTGCTGGAAATCATATCACTCTTGCAGATTATTCTATCTTTGCCACCCTCACAATGGCTGAG gcatttaaaattaaatttgacgaCTATCCCAAGGTTTCAGCTtggatggaaaaattaaaatctgaagtACCTTCACACAAGGAACTAAATGAAGAGCCACTAcaacaattaaaagaatatatgaaatctaaaaattacatttag